A window of bacterium BMS3Abin02 contains these coding sequences:
- a CDS encoding AP-4-A phosphorylase, with translation MPWDMLWAGWRSEYIVTAGEPDADGCLFCRLPAGDDEETLILERGAFGFAVLNRYPYTTGHVMVAPYRHIEGPAELNADEQADLWRLLGNAMDAIDTAMHPDGYNLGANLGRVAGAGVPGHFHLHLVPRWSGDANFMTTVGDTRVLPEDLTVTWARLRAASSRARDASPE, from the coding sequence ATGCCCTGGGACATGCTGTGGGCCGGTTGGAGGAGCGAATACATCGTCACCGCCGGCGAACCCGACGCCGACGGATGCCTCTTCTGCCGGCTGCCCGCCGGCGACGATGAGGAGACGCTGATCCTCGAACGTGGAGCGTTCGGGTTCGCCGTACTCAACCGGTATCCGTACACGACCGGCCACGTGATGGTGGCCCCGTACCGGCACATCGAAGGACCCGCCGAGTTGAATGCCGACGAACAGGCGGACCTCTGGCGGCTCCTCGGCAACGCCATGGACGCCATCGACACGGCCATGCACCCTGACGGCTACAACCTCGGCGCCAACCTCGGCCGGGTGGCCGGAGCGGGCGTGCCGGGCCACTTCCATCTCCACCTCGTGCCCCGCTGGTCGGGAGATGCGAACTTCATGACCACCGTCGGAGACACCAGGGTCCTCCCCGAGGACCTCACTGTCACGTGGGCGCGGTTGCGGGCCGCATCCTCCCGTGCTCGTGACGCATCACCGGAATAA
- the ubiE_2 gene encoding demethylmenaquinone methyltransferase: protein MADDRDDAYSRVARRYDRFIGPLVRRLRGIGLELYPPRPGTAVLDVGCGTGAQLAAYQQAGCHVSCVDPSSAMLSVARRRLGDEADIQEGDATALPYEDGTFDLATISFVLHELPSVDRAAIMGEMRRVLKPEGRILVVDFLPGPYRGLKALLVRFGIVAIEFAAGRDHWRNHRDFLARGALAALADAQHLSVREQRVAGGGTIGVSLLAARRVS from the coding sequence ATGGCCGACGATCGCGACGACGCCTACTCGCGTGTGGCGCGCCGGTACGACCGCTTCATCGGACCGCTCGTGCGCCGGCTGCGCGGCATCGGCCTCGAGCTGTACCCACCTCGACCGGGGACGGCCGTCCTCGACGTCGGCTGCGGCACAGGGGCGCAGCTCGCCGCATACCAGCAGGCAGGCTGTCATGTGTCGTGTGTCGATCCTTCCTCGGCCATGCTGAGCGTTGCCCGGCGACGGCTCGGCGACGAAGCGGACATCCAGGAAGGAGACGCCACCGCGCTTCCCTACGAGGACGGGACGTTCGACCTCGCCACGATCTCGTTCGTGCTGCACGAGCTGCCTTCCGTGGACCGTGCGGCAATCATGGGGGAGATGCGAAGGGTCCTCAAGCCCGAAGGGCGTATCCTGGTCGTCGACTTCTTGCCGGGCCCCTACCGAGGGCTCAAGGCGCTCCTCGTGCGGTTCGGGATCGTCGCCATCGAGTTCGCTGCCGGACGTGACCACTGGCGCAACCATCGGGACTTCCTCGCTCGCGGGGCCCTGGCGGCGCTGGCCGACGCGCAGCACCTCTCGGTTCGCGAGCAGCGGGTCGCCGGTGGGGGAACCATCGGCGTGTCTCTGCTGGCTGCCCGCCGGGTCTCCTAG
- a CDS encoding putative kinase inhibitor protein, protein MRLSSSNFKDGHPIPGDLAFCVPDPDTHATFGPNRNPALTWTDLPEGTQSLALICHDPVVPTKPDDVNKEGREVPPDLPRTNFFHWVLVDIDPTMDGIAEGSCSDGVVPRGKEETAPFGRHGINDYTNWFAGDENMAGDYYGYDGPCPPWNDSLVHHYIFTVYALDVHHLAVDGAFSGADVREAIDGHVLASASTTGTYSLNPRLR, encoded by the coding sequence ATGCGATTGAGTAGTTCGAATTTCAAAGACGGTCATCCGATCCCCGGCGATCTTGCCTTCTGCGTGCCGGATCCCGACACGCACGCGACATTCGGACCGAACCGGAATCCGGCGCTGACCTGGACGGATCTTCCGGAGGGAACGCAGTCGCTGGCGTTGATCTGCCACGACCCCGTCGTCCCGACCAAGCCCGACGACGTCAACAAGGAGGGCCGTGAGGTGCCACCGGACCTTCCGCGCACCAACTTCTTCCACTGGGTCCTCGTCGACATCGACCCGACCATGGATGGGATTGCCGAGGGCTCCTGCTCCGATGGTGTCGTTCCTCGCGGCAAGGAGGAGACGGCGCCGTTCGGTCGCCACGGCATCAACGACTACACGAACTGGTTCGCCGGCGACGAGAACATGGCCGGGGACTACTACGGCTACGACGGGCCGTGCCCCCCGTGGAACGACTCACTCGTGCACCATTACATCTTCACCGTGTATGCGCTCGACGTCCACCACCTGGCCGTCGACGGCGCGTTCTCCGGAGCGGACGTGCGCGAGGCGATCGACGGGCACGTCCTGGCAAGTGCCTCGACGACCGGCACGTACTCGCTGAATCCCCGACTGCGCTAG
- a CDS encoding calcium-transporting ATPase 1, translating to MHVKRPIVLCCGNLALTELPSTTTNLRHRMDARTTADWHAISVTEAVARLDTNERDGLGHAEAGARLEQHGANRIREVPAARRYQVLARQFTDVLIIILLIAAAVSFAVGEIADAVTILVIVVLNGALGFVQEWKAEQALEALRSMLSPTCSVTRAGQPMEIDRIDLVPGDLVTLEIGDQVPADLRLVESLNLKVDESALTGESGSVHKDTGPVPGDTQLAERTPMVWMGTNVTNGRALGVVVATGMATVFGKIAELTQSLGQEPTPLQRKLAVLGKQLGVISIAISAAVALVGVLLGKPLLEMFLTGVSLAVAVVPEGLPAVVTITLALGIRAMVRRHALLRRLQAAEALGSATVICTDKTGTLTKNEMTVTRIWMPAGPVQVTGVGYDPKGHFTVDGQKLDHRTRPDLLALLETGLLCNHARVTKTETGWRQVGEPTEAALVVAAYKAWQASDDGDAGVTEFSFNSARKRMTVVARRPEGLIAFTKGAPEVILSRATRILEGTTERNLTDDDRTTFEDAYRSLAGQGLRTLALARRVLPTNIELDEDKIESDLTLLGVVGIIDPPRPEVPAAIALAREAGVRPIMITGDAPETAIAIGRNVGMHVERAVTGGELDTMDDGALDELLTHDILFARTTPEHKLRIVAHLQAQGNIVAMTGDGVNDAPALKKADIGIAMGLRGTDVAKAASDMVLTDDNFASIVGAVEEGRRQYDNIQKFVRYLLSSNTGEVVAVFVNILLKGPLILLPVQILWMNLVTDGMTAVALGLEPGSKDLMEQPPRGAREPILNKTGAALLLGLGGYIGVGTLWLFHHYLATLGRSPEAIATAQTVAFTGIILLEKMNVFNFRSLRRPLHRIGFWTNPWVLGAWVITVGSQVAAVYVPFLQKVLHTVPLRWEDWLLMLAVAIPIFLVVEAIKILRTQGSQLRSAHP from the coding sequence GTGCACGTCAAGCGGCCCATCGTCCTGTGCTGCGGGAATCTGGCCCTCACCGAGCTGCCGTCGACAACCACTAACCTGCGGCACCGCATGGACGCAAGGACAACGGCCGACTGGCACGCCATCTCTGTCACGGAGGCCGTTGCCCGGCTCGACACCAACGAGCGAGATGGCCTCGGCCATGCCGAGGCGGGCGCCCGCCTCGAGCAGCACGGGGCGAACCGCATCCGAGAAGTCCCCGCCGCACGCCGATATCAGGTGCTTGCACGCCAGTTCACCGATGTGCTCATCATCATCCTCCTCATCGCCGCCGCGGTCTCCTTCGCGGTCGGCGAAATCGCGGACGCCGTCACGATCCTTGTCATCGTTGTGCTCAACGGCGCGCTCGGGTTCGTTCAGGAGTGGAAGGCCGAACAGGCGCTCGAAGCGCTTCGCAGCATGCTCTCACCGACCTGCAGCGTGACCAGGGCCGGACAACCGATGGAGATCGACAGGATCGATCTCGTCCCGGGCGATCTCGTCACGCTCGAGATCGGCGACCAGGTCCCCGCCGACCTCCGCCTGGTCGAAAGCCTCAACCTCAAGGTCGACGAGTCGGCACTCACCGGCGAGTCGGGGTCCGTGCACAAGGACACGGGCCCCGTGCCAGGCGACACACAGCTTGCGGAGCGCACCCCCATGGTGTGGATGGGCACCAATGTGACGAACGGCAGGGCGCTCGGCGTCGTCGTCGCCACCGGCATGGCCACGGTATTCGGCAAGATCGCGGAGCTCACCCAGAGCCTCGGCCAGGAACCGACACCGCTGCAACGTAAGCTGGCGGTGCTCGGCAAACAGCTCGGTGTCATCTCGATCGCCATCTCCGCCGCCGTCGCCCTCGTGGGCGTCTTGCTGGGCAAACCCCTCCTCGAGATGTTCCTCACCGGTGTATCCCTCGCCGTCGCCGTCGTGCCCGAAGGTCTCCCCGCAGTCGTTACGATCACCCTCGCACTCGGGATCAGGGCGATGGTCAGACGTCATGCCCTCCTTCGCCGCCTTCAGGCCGCCGAGGCGCTCGGGTCGGCGACGGTGATCTGTACGGACAAGACCGGAACCCTGACCAAGAACGAGATGACGGTGACACGGATCTGGATGCCGGCAGGTCCCGTGCAGGTCACCGGCGTCGGCTACGACCCGAAAGGGCACTTCACGGTCGACGGGCAGAAGCTCGACCACCGGACCAGACCGGACCTGCTCGCCCTCCTCGAAACCGGCCTGCTCTGCAACCACGCCCGAGTCACCAAGACCGAAACCGGGTGGCGACAGGTCGGTGAACCGACCGAGGCGGCCCTCGTCGTTGCCGCATACAAGGCCTGGCAGGCTTCGGACGACGGCGACGCGGGTGTCACCGAGTTCTCGTTCAACTCGGCCCGCAAGCGCATGACGGTCGTGGCACGCCGGCCTGAAGGGCTCATCGCCTTCACAAAAGGTGCCCCCGAGGTGATCCTCTCGCGCGCCACCCGGATCCTCGAAGGCACGACTGAGCGGAACCTCACCGATGACGATCGAACCACCTTCGAAGATGCATACCGGTCCCTCGCCGGACAGGGTCTGCGCACCCTCGCTCTCGCACGCAGGGTGTTGCCGACCAACATCGAACTGGACGAGGACAAGATCGAGAGCGACCTGACGTTGCTCGGTGTCGTCGGGATCATCGATCCGCCTCGGCCCGAGGTGCCCGCCGCCATTGCATTGGCGCGTGAGGCGGGAGTCCGCCCGATCATGATCACCGGCGACGCACCGGAGACGGCGATCGCGATCGGCCGAAACGTCGGCATGCACGTCGAACGCGCCGTGACCGGTGGCGAACTCGACACGATGGACGACGGGGCTCTCGACGAGCTCCTCACGCACGACATCCTGTTCGCCCGGACGACCCCCGAACACAAGCTGCGGATCGTCGCCCACCTCCAGGCCCAGGGAAACATCGTGGCGATGACGGGCGACGGCGTGAACGACGCCCCCGCCCTGAAGAAGGCCGACATCGGCATCGCGATGGGCCTGCGCGGCACCGACGTGGCCAAAGCCGCGTCCGACATGGTGCTGACCGACGACAACTTCGCTTCGATCGTCGGGGCTGTGGAAGAGGGGCGTCGCCAGTACGACAACATCCAGAAGTTCGTTCGATACCTCCTTTCCTCGAACACCGGAGAGGTCGTCGCCGTCTTCGTCAACATCCTGCTGAAGGGACCGCTCATCCTGCTCCCCGTCCAGATCCTGTGGATGAACCTCGTTACCGACGGCATGACCGCCGTCGCCCTCGGTCTCGAACCGGGATCGAAAGATCTCATGGAACAGCCACCGAGAGGAGCCAGAGAACCGATCCTGAACAAGACCGGCGCCGCGCTTCTCCTCGGACTCGGGGGCTACATCGGCGTCGGGACCCTATGGCTCTTCCACCACTATCTCGCGACGCTGGGGCGCAGCCCCGAGGCGATCGCCACCGCCCAGACGGTGGCGTTCACCGGCATCATCCTGCTGGAGAAGATGAACGTCTTCAACTTCCGGTCGCTGCGCCGACCCCTGCACAGGATCGGCTTCTGGACGAACCCGTGGGTGCTCGGCGCCTGGGTGATCACCGTCGGCTCACAGGTGGCGGCCGTCTACGTTCCGTTCCTGCAGAAGGTGCTCCACACCGTTCCGCTTCGCTGGGAGGACTGGCTGCTCATGCTCGCCGTCGCGATCCCGATCTTCCTCGTCGTCGAAGCCATCAAGATCCTGCGAACCCAGGGCTCGCAGTTGCGCTCAGCGCACCCCTGA
- the dctB gene encoding C4-dicarboxylate transport sensor protein DctB, whose protein sequence is MSDHTQGIKKDVAEVKFLVHDLRVERFIDEVIHFHVGLDTDLELYGIKDLDLPTGKDLLALRARAAKLRTAYNEYGDAVRGFADPSVVLAVGNEYIRSIHSLCELILHPLWSHIEEAMALLPGESRTVRSRSHYRNTIRWLCGVYYRIEHFWAELRDEDVSEVFDVAGDIEDYVRNVVYGYVTEKSSARVELEVGSLDPAVVSGNRFRFRRMYFNLIMNAVDAMADKKLGLIRIDERTDGDEIVLTVRDDGSGMTPDKVRQLLTDRETLDGELHSLGFVFVRQTVADFGGRVSIDSELGEGTTVTVRLPYMKGAAIPPRRGSFCKEYDIASVEEERAATHPSVKPVPVGRDTEGTCGYEIYSDYKQSDSEFPGCIFAIAIAEDGRLELFSHKPYERFWNIGHEDLLPMFYEATVRGRLEDDDDHNPVVILKGPQSITEYFDLKEIPADDRGAEEFTRMVHDELIRIARRLIGTGLPAALEVQVAGLSKFFPEVTEPEPFPLATLAGRRLTTEG, encoded by the coding sequence ATGTCCGATCACACACAAGGAATCAAGAAGGACGTCGCAGAGGTCAAGTTCCTCGTTCACGACCTTCGCGTCGAACGGTTCATCGACGAGGTCATCCACTTCCACGTCGGACTGGACACCGATCTGGAGTTGTACGGGATCAAGGACCTCGACCTGCCGACAGGCAAGGACCTCCTCGCCCTCCGAGCGAGAGCCGCCAAGCTGCGTACCGCCTACAACGAATACGGCGACGCGGTGCGGGGCTTTGCGGATCCGTCGGTGGTGCTTGCGGTCGGCAACGAGTACATCCGCTCGATCCACAGTCTCTGCGAACTGATCCTGCATCCTCTCTGGAGCCACATCGAAGAGGCGATGGCTCTCCTTCCCGGCGAATCCAGGACCGTGCGGTCGCGAAGCCACTACCGAAACACGATCCGTTGGCTGTGCGGTGTGTATTACCGGATCGAGCACTTCTGGGCGGAGCTGAGGGATGAAGATGTCAGCGAGGTCTTCGACGTGGCGGGGGACATCGAGGACTACGTGCGCAACGTGGTCTACGGGTATGTGACCGAAAAGAGCTCTGCGCGTGTCGAATTGGAGGTCGGGAGCCTCGACCCTGCCGTCGTGAGCGGCAACCGGTTCAGATTCCGGCGCATGTACTTCAACCTCATCATGAACGCCGTCGATGCGATGGCGGACAAGAAGCTCGGGCTGATTCGCATCGACGAGCGGACCGATGGCGACGAGATCGTGCTGACCGTTCGCGACGACGGATCAGGCATGACCCCTGACAAGGTTCGTCAGCTCCTCACCGATCGCGAGACCCTCGACGGTGAGTTGCACTCGCTCGGATTCGTGTTCGTTCGCCAGACGGTTGCCGACTTCGGCGGACGCGTGTCCATCGACAGTGAACTCGGAGAGGGCACGACGGTCACGGTTCGGCTCCCATACATGAAGGGAGCGGCGATTCCTCCCCGCAGAGGATCCTTCTGCAAGGAGTACGACATCGCGTCGGTCGAAGAGGAGCGGGCGGCGACACATCCTTCCGTGAAGCCGGTTCCGGTCGGCCGGGACACCGAAGGGACGTGCGGATACGAGATCTATTCCGACTACAAGCAGTCGGACTCGGAGTTCCCCGGATGCATCTTTGCGATCGCCATCGCCGAGGACGGGCGTCTCGAGCTGTTTTCACACAAGCCTTATGAACGGTTCTGGAACATCGGACACGAGGATCTGCTGCCGATGTTCTATGAGGCCACGGTGCGCGGGCGTCTCGAGGACGACGACGATCACAATCCGGTTGTGATCCTCAAAGGGCCCCAGAGCATCACGGAGTACTTCGATCTCAAGGAGATCCCCGCGGATGACCGAGGCGCCGAAGAGTTCACGCGGATGGTGCACGATGAGCTGATCCGAATTGCTCGCCGGTTGATCGGCACCGGTCTTCCGGCGGCACTCGAAGTGCAGGTGGCCGGCCTCTCGAAGTTCTTTCCGGAAGTCACCGAGCCCGAACCATTCCCCCTGGCAACACTGGCCGGCCGGCGGCTGACGACCGAAGGCTGA